From Paenibacillus sp. GP183, one genomic window encodes:
- a CDS encoding HD-GYP domain-containing protein, producing MRMVEIMSLNHEKRRIASEGFSSCDPYKLVDESVTQINEIFQVSRHSKKVPLLYFQQQIIPHIHQITNKPNLLILLTSLKSQDDYTYRHSFAVAVISTLIGKWCGLKETELSELAISALLHDIGKLKIPLDILNNSGKLTKDEYDFTKKHSIFGYEMIKETAGSSHRQALVALQHHERQDGSGYPFGIGADKIDLFSRIVGIADVFHAMTSKRAYRNAFPFYETLKQMHQNAFDIFDARIIHLFLNKMMQLLVGNHALLTDGRTGCIIMINPEDPIRPLVRVEKAFVDLSKESTIHVEQIVA from the coding sequence ATGAGAATGGTTGAAATTATGTCGCTGAATCATGAAAAGAGGCGAATAGCGTCAGAAGGTTTTTCGAGCTGCGACCCCTATAAACTTGTTGACGAGAGCGTTACACAGATTAATGAGATTTTTCAGGTGAGTCGCCATTCGAAAAAAGTGCCACTTTTATATTTTCAGCAACAAATCATTCCACATATCCATCAAATTACAAATAAACCAAATTTATTAATATTACTCACGTCACTGAAATCCCAAGATGATTACACTTATCGACACAGTTTCGCTGTAGCAGTTATTTCCACATTAATTGGAAAATGGTGCGGTTTGAAAGAAACTGAACTATCAGAATTAGCTATTTCAGCCTTACTTCATGACATAGGCAAGCTGAAAATTCCATTAGACATTCTTAATAATTCGGGGAAACTGACAAAGGATGAATATGACTTCACGAAGAAGCATTCCATTTTCGGTTACGAAATGATTAAAGAAACAGCAGGGAGCAGCCATAGACAAGCATTAGTGGCTCTCCAACATCACGAAAGGCAAGATGGCAGCGGATATCCATTTGGGATAGGGGCAGACAAAATCGATCTCTTCAGTCGTATTGTTGGTATAGCTGATGTGTTCCATGCGATGACTTCTAAGAGAGCATACCGCAATGCTTTTCCATTTTACGAGACACTGAAACAAATGCATCAAAATGCATTCGATATCTTCGATGCTCGAATTATTCATTTGTTTTTGAATAAAATGATGCAATTACTCGTAGGGAATCATGCTTTATTAACAGATGGAAGAACAGGTTGCATTATCATGATCAACCCCGAAGACCCGATTCGTCCCTTAGTGCGCGTCGAGAAAGCATTCGTTGACTTAAGTAAAGAATCGACCATCCATGTTGAACAAATAGTAGCATGA
- a CDS encoding tetratricopeptide repeat protein encodes MPSPHAAINPLLISTLKRQPLSSIPEKPTVSLLPGILTKIITRYKKKIDLQFESNKQVLICGHCGSKGQYDIGFVAFNLERWQKDEKDSSFKSQPYQRDMMDYVQTTGYIRCKQCNGAGNWKAKDLFSMFGLLTRLFAEGKEDKSSYMAGEIALYDGSTPKWATDAEENFLNKLRENVQDGFLWNRLGNLYLKGGRPELAAAAYEKSIQVDPSQVESHYSLGRLLFQVDELEKSAYHSRMMLVYARHYPKMAILDLREILAIGLQNLYDIHVESDRKIAFMPTKEELEVLNSFKEVAAGSEPPTLSLVDLEVFPDDRKSFYPVAEMYMWLRKDEIPASERTLDQYLPEKRKQIVTRAGGHSATDLGTDSKPVVIRVRSEERAEKIYQLCERYELQCIIGIEYVEDLSDLRKALMQKLSPSNVYVPCLCGSGLKYKFCCGNKLKNFDLERFIEENGTGGGAK; translated from the coding sequence ATGCCATCTCCCCATGCTGCTATAAATCCTTTGCTTATTTCCACCCTGAAAAGACAACCTTTATCAAGCATCCCGGAGAAACCGACAGTTTCCTTGCTACCTGGCATTCTTACCAAAATAATTACTAGATATAAAAAGAAAATTGATCTTCAATTCGAATCCAACAAGCAGGTTTTGATCTGCGGTCATTGTGGGAGCAAAGGACAGTATGATATTGGTTTTGTTGCGTTCAATCTGGAACGTTGGCAGAAAGATGAGAAAGATTCAAGTTTCAAAAGCCAACCCTATCAAAGAGACATGATGGATTATGTACAAACGACAGGGTATATTCGCTGCAAACAATGCAATGGTGCAGGAAACTGGAAAGCAAAGGATCTTTTTTCCATGTTTGGTTTATTGACGAGGTTGTTTGCAGAAGGGAAAGAAGACAAGTCAAGTTACATGGCAGGTGAAATTGCCCTTTATGACGGGAGTACTCCCAAGTGGGCAACCGATGCAGAGGAAAACTTTTTGAATAAGCTTCGTGAAAATGTTCAAGACGGTTTTCTATGGAATCGGTTAGGCAACCTGTATTTGAAAGGGGGGAGACCGGAACTGGCCGCCGCAGCGTATGAGAAATCTATTCAAGTGGACCCGTCCCAAGTGGAATCCCATTATTCACTGGGCCGGCTATTATTTCAAGTTGATGAACTTGAAAAATCCGCTTATCATAGCAGAATGATGCTGGTATACGCCCGCCATTACCCAAAGATGGCCATCCTTGATCTGAGAGAGATTTTGGCTATAGGACTGCAAAACTTATATGACATTCATGTAGAATCTGACCGGAAAATCGCGTTTATGCCGACAAAGGAAGAGCTTGAGGTTTTGAATTCGTTTAAGGAAGTGGCTGCAGGTTCTGAACCTCCTACGTTGTCCTTAGTCGATTTGGAGGTTTTTCCGGATGATCGGAAATCGTTCTACCCAGTGGCTGAAATGTATATGTGGCTCAGAAAGGATGAAATTCCGGCTAGCGAGAGAACTTTGGATCAATACTTGCCGGAGAAACGCAAGCAGATCGTGACACGTGCTGGGGGTCATTCTGCAACCGACTTAGGAACAGATAGCAAACCTGTCGTCATAAGAGTAAGATCGGAAGAAAGAGCTGAAAAAATTTATCAACTATGTGAGCGATACGAACTTCAATGCATCATTGGGATTGAATATGTAGAAGATTTGTCTGACCTTAGAAAAGCATTGATGCAAAAACTTAGTCCGTCCAATGTATATGTTCCGTGTCTATGCGGCAGCGGGTTGAAATATAAGTTTTGTTGCGGCAATAAGCTAAAAAATTTCGATTTGGAACGGTTTATTGAGGAAAATGGTACAGGCGGCGGGGCCAAATGA
- a CDS encoding UPF0158 family protein, with protein sequence MQLMDELLDAYLDNNFEHPYYLDLHTGQVILDMEEAYTGEPGIDWDDEENEERFIDVPKIDSNEAFYVMTKFAQRTEFDPKNKLFDALNGNKPFRRFKDTLYELNLWDEWNKFEHKFAEEAIQSWMERFELDYNGLNEKHKNNHPFSQSKG encoded by the coding sequence ATGCAATTAATGGACGAGCTTTTAGATGCCTACTTGGATAACAACTTTGAGCACCCGTATTATTTGGATCTACATACTGGGCAAGTTATTTTGGATATGGAAGAAGCGTATACAGGGGAACCGGGAATCGACTGGGATGATGAGGAAAACGAAGAACGTTTCATAGATGTTCCAAAGATTGATTCTAACGAGGCGTTTTATGTGATGACGAAATTTGCCCAGCGTACCGAATTCGATCCTAAAAATAAGTTATTTGATGCCCTTAATGGCAACAAACCTTTTCGAAGGTTCAAGGATACACTTTACGAATTGAATCTTTGGGATGAGTGGAATAAATTCGAACACAAGTTTGCGGAAGAAGCGATTCAATCCTGGATGGAACGGTTTGAACTGGATTACAATGGATTGAACGAAAAGCACAAAAATAATCATCCTTTTTCACAATCAAAGGGGTAG
- a CDS encoding DEAD/DEAH box helicase — MNDFENKLQHALLEIQRLSQENEHLKRELSKSLPAVAVDSPQSIVDCSSKLQELKVESVHNFSSPPEKIALFRSLFRGREDVFPMRWENKTGRSGYSPACGNEWTSVCKKPQVKCSECPHKDFLPVTNEVINKHLDAKTNQTIGVYPMLPDETCRFLAIDFDKRNWKEDALAVVNVCNEFNVPAALERSRSGQGGHIWIFFDEAIDANLARKLGCAILTKTMDKRNQIGLDSYDRLFPNQDTLPKGGFGNLIALPLQGIPRKNGNSVFVDETLQPYQDQWLFLSQLKKMSRERVLGFVQDAVRNSSVLSVGYTDPDTDDEKPWEQGNEVLEERPIEEPLPSKVKIVLSNMIYIEKNDLPSIMINRIFRLAAFQNPDFYKNQAMRLSTFGKPRVISCAEDFPKHIALPRGCLQAVLDLLKIHSIEPVIADERFLGNHIDVDFNGTLTMLQDTAARSILANEIGILSATTAFGKTVVAASIIAKRKLNTLILVNRRELMDQWKERLSTFLNVDMKSIGVIGGGKEKRTGQIDIAVIQSLNQKGIVKEYINEYGQIIVDECHHVSAFSFEQVLKKAKAKHVFGLTATLTRQDGHQPIVLMQCGPIRIRVDSKSQAVARNMQHKVIPRYTQFRLPSQISNPGIQDVYQILINDEERNEMIFDDLLKCLEQGRSPILLAERTAHVEYFEKRLEKFAKNVIVLRGGMGKKQREALREKIAAIGDNEERVLIATGKLIGEGFDDARLDTLFLVHPISWKGTLQQYAGRLHRSHINKTEVQIYDYIDLQVPVLMSMFRKRVKGYKMMGYTGVDLM; from the coding sequence ATGAATGACTTTGAAAATAAGCTTCAGCATGCTTTATTGGAAATTCAACGATTAAGTCAGGAAAACGAACACCTTAAAAGAGAACTATCAAAATCTTTACCTGCAGTAGCTGTCGATTCTCCTCAATCTATAGTCGATTGTTCGAGCAAATTGCAAGAGCTTAAAGTGGAATCCGTTCATAATTTTTCGTCACCTCCTGAGAAAATCGCTCTATTTCGTAGTCTCTTTAGAGGTCGTGAAGATGTCTTCCCAATGCGTTGGGAAAACAAAACGGGGAGATCAGGGTATTCTCCTGCTTGTGGAAATGAATGGACGTCTGTTTGTAAGAAGCCGCAAGTGAAATGTTCTGAATGTCCGCATAAAGATTTTTTACCTGTGACTAACGAAGTGATTAATAAGCATCTGGATGCAAAAACCAACCAAACTATCGGTGTTTACCCCATGCTGCCCGATGAAACCTGTCGGTTTCTTGCTATTGATTTTGATAAGAGAAACTGGAAAGAAGATGCACTGGCAGTAGTGAACGTTTGTAACGAATTTAACGTTCCTGCAGCATTAGAAAGGTCGCGCTCAGGCCAAGGGGGACATATTTGGATCTTTTTTGACGAGGCCATCGACGCAAATTTAGCCAGGAAACTTGGATGCGCGATTCTAACCAAAACCATGGATAAAAGAAACCAGATCGGCCTAGATTCCTATGACCGACTTTTCCCGAACCAGGATACGCTTCCAAAAGGAGGGTTTGGGAATTTAATCGCTCTTCCCTTGCAAGGGATTCCTAGAAAGAATGGTAACAGTGTTTTTGTCGATGAGACTTTGCAGCCTTATCAAGATCAATGGCTATTCTTGTCTCAATTAAAGAAAATGAGCCGTGAACGGGTGCTGGGATTCGTACAAGATGCCGTTCGTAACTCGTCTGTTCTAAGTGTAGGGTACACAGACCCAGATACTGATGATGAAAAACCATGGGAACAAGGTAATGAGGTACTTGAAGAAAGGCCTATCGAAGAACCGCTGCCTTCAAAAGTGAAGATCGTACTGTCAAATATGATATATATTGAGAAAAATGATCTCCCATCTATCATGATCAATAGAATCTTTCGTTTAGCGGCTTTTCAAAATCCTGACTTCTACAAGAACCAAGCGATGCGACTATCTACTTTCGGAAAACCGCGAGTAATTAGCTGTGCAGAAGACTTCCCCAAACACATTGCACTTCCCAGGGGTTGTTTGCAAGCTGTGCTGGACCTTCTTAAGATACATTCAATCGAACCGGTTATTGCTGATGAACGCTTCCTAGGAAATCATATTGACGTAGATTTCAATGGAACCCTCACAATGTTACAAGATACTGCTGCAAGGTCTATTTTGGCGAATGAGATAGGAATTCTTTCGGCAACGACTGCTTTTGGAAAGACGGTTGTAGCAGCGTCAATAATCGCTAAAAGAAAGTTAAATACCCTGATACTTGTGAATCGACGCGAACTAATGGACCAATGGAAAGAACGGCTCAGTACCTTTCTGAATGTAGATATGAAGAGTATTGGCGTCATCGGAGGAGGAAAAGAAAAACGAACTGGTCAGATCGATATTGCTGTTATTCAGAGTTTAAATCAAAAAGGAATAGTGAAAGAATACATTAACGAATACGGCCAAATCATTGTAGACGAATGTCACCATGTTTCTGCCTTTAGTTTTGAGCAGGTATTAAAGAAGGCAAAGGCGAAGCATGTTTTTGGTTTGACAGCAACACTGACAAGACAAGATGGACATCAACCTATTGTACTTATGCAGTGTGGGCCTATACGTATTCGCGTGGATTCAAAGTCACAGGCAGTAGCGCGTAATATGCAACATAAAGTGATACCTAGATACACCCAATTTCGTTTGCCGAGTCAAATATCAAACCCAGGAATACAGGATGTTTATCAGATTTTAATAAATGATGAAGAAAGAAACGAAATGATTTTTGATGATCTGTTGAAGTGTTTAGAACAGGGTAGATCGCCGATTCTTTTGGCAGAGCGGACTGCTCATGTTGAATATTTTGAAAAGAGGCTTGAGAAGTTTGCTAAGAATGTAATTGTCTTGCGTGGTGGAATGGGGAAAAAGCAGCGTGAGGCTCTTAGAGAGAAAATTGCAGCCATTGGGGACAATGAAGAACGTGTGCTTATTGCTACAGGTAAGTTAATTGGTGAAGGTTTCGATGATGCTCGTTTAGACACGTTATTTTTGGTGCATCCTATTTCTTGGAAGGGTACTTTGCAGCAATATGCTGGTCGTCTGCATCGTTCTCATATTAATAAGACTGAGGTTCAGATTTATGATTACATTGATCTGCAAGTTCCGGTGCTCATGAGCATGTTTAGGAAGAGGGTAAAAGGATATAAAATGATGGGGTACACAGGTGTTGACTTGATGTAG
- a CDS encoding response regulator, producing MANVMVVDDTAFMRMVLKKILEESGLKVVAEATNGKDAVKLFKQVKPDLVTMDITMPDMDGLQALREIKKTHADAKVIICSAVGHQFKVIEAIHAGAKDFIVKPFQKDRILVAINKALEF from the coding sequence ATGGCAAATGTCATGGTCGTGGACGATACTGCATTTATGAGAATGGTGTTAAAAAAAATATTGGAGGAAAGTGGCTTGAAAGTTGTGGCAGAAGCAACTAATGGTAAGGATGCCGTAAAATTGTTTAAGCAGGTTAAACCTGATCTGGTGACAATGGATATAACGATGCCTGATATGGACGGTTTGCAAGCTTTAAGAGAAATCAAGAAAACTCATGCAGACGCAAAAGTGATTATATGTTCGGCAGTAGGCCATCAGTTCAAGGTAATTGAAGCGATACATGCGGGTGCTAAAGACTTTATTGTTAAACCTTTTCAAAAAGATAGGATTCTCGTTGCAATTAATAAAGCCTTAGAATTTTAA
- a CDS encoding SWIM zinc finger family protein yields MNLNNLSKYLDPVILDRGREYLLGGHVLSIEDIGDLDYRAEVEGSELYEVYVELDEEGEVISSDCDCPYDYGPVCKHQAAVMLKLRDHTATLSESITKELPTNPNKSLKHLLEAESKESLITLLLSLAADSDVVEQRVKLQLSKVGRAKELEECRKLIRSYIDTYSDHHGFVNWRNVGKAVGGAEMVAEKACEATDNAEWTRAVEINHCILEEMVDFLQEADDYGGTIGCVIDQSLERIDEIILQSDRISQVDRESLFQLLLDESKQSRYDGWSDWQLAMLDSASRLAVTANLRRKWEKHASRVASEQTGGTSSGNYFAQRVAVMRYHLIQIYEDEGRASDYLNSHLHFSDFREMAIQDAFHNGCYDEVIRLTEEGEAQDQAKGFPGLVKQWNKHRYEAYCRSGQLEFQRKLGVALVLDGDFSYFKPLKDTYPAIGWRPVYLDMLQKLEKDKWPGNIYTRILVEEQEYSRLLAYVKKQPSRIEEFYSHLNQHFPMEVKELFHIHIDAEADRSTTRKHYENVCRIIFLLQQAGGKEEALQIVRLLLAKYPKKPAFRDELMKLNYR; encoded by the coding sequence TTGAATCTAAACAATCTTAGCAAATATCTGGATCCTGTTATTTTGGACAGAGGACGGGAGTATTTACTGGGCGGCCACGTTCTCTCGATAGAGGATATAGGAGACTTAGATTACCGTGCCGAGGTGGAAGGAAGCGAGTTATATGAGGTGTATGTGGAGCTTGACGAGGAGGGTGAAGTTATATCATCCGATTGCGATTGTCCTTACGATTACGGGCCTGTCTGCAAGCATCAAGCTGCGGTAATGCTCAAGCTTCGAGATCATACAGCAACGCTATCAGAATCCATAACGAAAGAACTGCCTACGAATCCGAATAAGAGCTTGAAGCATCTTTTGGAGGCTGAGAGTAAAGAGAGCTTGATAACCTTACTGCTTTCACTCGCGGCTGATTCTGATGTTGTGGAACAGCGGGTCAAGCTTCAGTTATCCAAGGTCGGCAGGGCCAAAGAGCTGGAAGAATGCAGAAAGCTGATTCGTTCATACATCGATACGTATTCGGACCATCATGGTTTTGTCAATTGGCGAAACGTTGGTAAGGCGGTCGGAGGCGCAGAAATGGTGGCCGAAAAGGCCTGTGAAGCAACGGATAATGCTGAATGGACTCGAGCTGTCGAGATTAACCATTGTATATTGGAAGAAATGGTCGATTTTCTTCAGGAAGCGGATGACTACGGCGGTACTATCGGATGTGTCATTGATCAAAGTCTGGAACGTATAGATGAGATCATACTTCAAAGTGACCGAATTTCGCAAGTGGACAGGGAAAGCCTATTCCAACTGCTTCTGGATGAATCGAAGCAATCGCGTTATGACGGATGGTCCGACTGGCAGTTAGCAATGCTCGATAGCGCCTCACGCTTGGCGGTAACAGCTAATTTACGCAGGAAATGGGAGAAGCATGCTTCCCGGGTGGCCTCCGAACAAACAGGAGGGACCAGCAGCGGAAACTACTTTGCCCAGCGGGTAGCCGTGATGCGGTATCATTTGATTCAAATCTATGAAGATGAAGGGCGGGCCAGCGATTATCTGAACAGCCATTTACATTTCTCGGATTTCCGGGAAATGGCTATACAGGATGCGTTCCATAACGGTTGCTATGATGAGGTCATTCGCCTGACTGAAGAGGGAGAAGCGCAGGATCAAGCCAAAGGTTTTCCCGGACTGGTCAAACAATGGAATAAGCACCGCTATGAGGCATATTGTCGTTCCGGACAATTGGAATTCCAGCGTAAACTGGGTGTAGCACTCGTACTGGACGGTGACTTCTCGTACTTCAAACCGCTTAAGGACACATATCCAGCTATCGGGTGGCGACCTGTTTATCTGGACATGCTGCAGAAGCTGGAAAAGGATAAATGGCCCGGGAATATATACACACGAATTCTTGTGGAGGAGCAGGAATATTCGCGGCTCTTGGCTTATGTCAAGAAGCAGCCTTCAAGAATTGAAGAGTTTTACTCTCATTTGAATCAGCATTTTCCTATGGAAGTAAAGGAATTATTCCATATCCATATTGATGCAGAGGCAGACCGATCCACAACAAGGAAGCATTATGAAAATGTTTGCCGGATCATCTTTCTACTTCAGCAAGCCGGAGGTAAAGAGGAAGCGCTGCAAATCGTGCGGCTGCTTCTTGCAAAATACCCTAAAAAGCCGGCTTTTCGGGATGAATTGATGAAATTGAACTACCGATAA